The DNA window AATGAGTGTAAGTGAACTCATGAAGGTGTTTGAAGGGTCTCCCTCGCCGACGATGCAGCAGATGGACGGTGAGTTCGCGGCGCGCTTGCTTGCTCAGCCCGGCAAGTTGGCCCAGTTCATCGGTGAGGTGACGATCAACAACCCCCTCATGCCGGGGCGCTGGCTCTGCAAGGCATTCCGGCCCGTTTCCGATAATCTTGGTCGCGGCTACAACTCCTTCGCGCACTTTGGGCGCGCCGTTCAGCGCTTCCCGATGGAGACGCTGATCGCACCATCTCGCTATGACGGTCGTCCCGCCTACACGTTGGTCTATGGGGCCTTCTGGTCCATGTGTGGTGCGATCAACATGGTCGATGAAGTCAGGCAAGTGGGGGCTGACCTCTATCTGGGCATTGGCACCTGGGGCTTCACCGCCGCTCAGCGGCGCGTTCCGCTGCCCTTTGTCCTTCGAGGACCTGTTTCTCCCTATGTGCGTGACACCGGTACGCGCAAGAAAACATTTGACGTTCGCCAAGCCATTCCAGCGTTGAGGTAAGAAAGGTTGAAAACCATGAATGCTCCCCGTCGTAAAGCACTGATCACTGGCGCCTCTGCAGGTATCGGTGCCACTTTCGCCCACCAACTGGCCGCCAGCGGCTACGACTTGCTGCTCGCCGCGCGCCGTGGCGATCGCTTGCAGACGCTGGCCGACCAACTGGTGACAGAGCATGGCATTCAGTGCGAAGTCCTGTCGGTCGACCTGGCCAGTCCTGACGCCGCGCGCGTAGTCGTGGAGCACCTTGACAAGCTCGACTGGCGCATCGATTTCCTTGTCAACAACGCCGGCCTGTCAGGTCACTCGAAGTTCGCCCAAGCCACCTGGTCACAGTTGAATGGCGAGATCCAGTTGATGATGACCACCCTGACTGAGCTGATACACCGGATCGCGGCCGGCATGATGGAGCGGGGTTGGGGACGCATCATCAATGTGTCGTCGCTGGCCGCATTGTCGCCACCGGGCGAAAGCCTGCTGTATTCGGCGATCAAGACGTATGTTCTGATTCTGTCGCAGTCCCTGGACATGGAGTTCAAGCCCCACGGCGTTCATGTCACGGCACTCTGTCCCGGTTTCACGTACAGTGAGTTTCACGACGTGATGGGCACTCGGGACACGGCCAATGATCTGCCTGCGTTCATGTGGCAGCAGCCGCAAGACGTGGCTCGTGCAGGCGTCGCTGCGGTGATGGCAGGCAAGCCGGTATGCGTGCCGGGCGCGTTCAACAAGATCATGGCTGCACTGATGCGGCCGATGCCGCTGTGGCTCAGCTACCTGGCTGGTCGCGCCCTCAATCCATTCAAGTAAGGCAAACCATGGCGTTCATGATATACGGGGCGAATGGCTACACGGGCGAACTCATTGCCCGCGAAGCCGTCGCGCGGGGCATGAAGCCCATCCTTGCCGGGCGGAGTAGAGCCAAGATCGAGCGCCTTGCGGGCGAGTTGAACCTGGAATGCCGCGTCTTTGATTTAGGCAACCCGGCCAGCATCGCGGAGCAACTCCACGGTGTCACGGTGGTGCTGCTCACTGCGGGGCCTTTTTCCGCGACGAGCGAACCCATGGTTCGTGCGTGCATCGAAGCACGGGCGCATTACCTGGACATCACCGGCGAGATCGACGTATTCGAAGCGGTACACCGTGCTCACCCGGATGCGCAACGGGCCGGCGTAGTGCTTTGCCCTGGTGTTGGCTTCGACGTGATTCCGACCGATTGTGTGGCTGCAGCATTGAAAGAGGCAATGCCTGATGCTACGCAGTTGAGTCTCGGTTTTGACACGACGGTCAGCCTCTCACCGGGCACAATGAAAACCACT is part of the Hydrocarboniclastica marina genome and encodes:
- a CDS encoding SDR family NAD(P)-dependent oxidoreductase gives rise to the protein MNAPRRKALITGASAGIGATFAHQLAASGYDLLLAARRGDRLQTLADQLVTEHGIQCEVLSVDLASPDAARVVVEHLDKLDWRIDFLVNNAGLSGHSKFAQATWSQLNGEIQLMMTTLTELIHRIAAGMMERGWGRIINVSSLAALSPPGESLLYSAIKTYVLILSQSLDMEFKPHGVHVTALCPGFTYSEFHDVMGTRDTANDLPAFMWQQPQDVARAGVAAVMAGKPVCVPGAFNKIMAALMRPMPLWLSYLAGRALNPFK